One Lytechinus variegatus isolate NC3 chromosome 11, Lvar_3.0, whole genome shotgun sequence DNA segment encodes these proteins:
- the LOC121424073 gene encoding sulfotransferase 1C4-like isoform X2 produces the protein MLSCSLGSAFDLTGHFAVKYFAGIMCQEAVEVFLFLLLLKNIESQRVITSHLRYRFLPKQVDEKKTKIIYVARNPKDVFTSWFHFLKNDPRYGHLPWETYFNGALSGEYIFGSWFDHVLEFWNMREQENVLFLKYEDLKSNVRETVASIANHLNLTPTDDVIDKVVQSTSLDEMKKRYKQMETDTQDPFKIHYGKTYGINSYVRKGKIGDWKNLFTVAQNEEFDRVFQEKMKDSGLSFVFQ, from the exons ATGTTGTCATGTTCATTGGGAAGTGCATTTGATTTGACTGGACATTTTGCTGTCAAATACTTTGCTGGAATAATGTGTCAGGAAGCTGTGgaagtttttctttttctgctg CTGTTGAAAAATATCGAATCTCAACGGGTTATTACAAGTCATCTGCGGTACAGATTCCTTCCAAAACAGGTCGATGAGAAAAAGACGAAG ATCATCTACGTCGCACGGAACCCAAAGGACGTGTTCACATCATGGTTTCATTTCTTGAAGAATGATCCTCGCTATGGGCACCTCCCTTGGGAAACGTACTTCAACGGTGCTTTATCAGGGGAAT ATATATTCGGGTCATGGTTTGATCACGTCTTGGAATTCTGGAACATGCGAGAGCAAGAAAAcgttcttttcttgaaatacGAAGACCTCAAATCG AACGTTCGAGAGACGGTGGCTTCCATCGCTAACCATCTCAATCTAACCCCtactgatgacgtcatcgatAAAGTGGTTCAGAGTACTAGCTTAGATGAAATGAAGAAGAGGTACAAACAGATGGAAACAGACACCCAGGATCCTTTTAAAATTCACTATGGCAAAACTTACGGTATAAACAGTTACGTCAGAAAAG GGAAGATTGGAGATTGGAAGAATCTTTTCACAGTGGCGCAGAACGAGGAATTTGACCGAGTATTCCAGGAAAAAATGAAGGATAGTGGATTATCCTTCGTATTCCAGTAA
- the LOC121424073 gene encoding sulfotransferase 1C4-like isoform X1, which translates to MNASKPIQLLYGKKRNSAGKPGVCKFYGALVAYYPNSTALFQSTILLLKNIESQRVITSHLRYRFLPKQVDEKKTKIIYVARNPKDVFTSWFHFLKNDPRYGHLPWETYFNGALSGEYIFGSWFDHVLEFWNMREQENVLFLKYEDLKSNVRETVASIANHLNLTPTDDVIDKVVQSTSLDEMKKRYKQMETDTQDPFKIHYGKTYGINSYVRKGKIGDWKNLFTVAQNEEFDRVFQEKMKDSGLSFVFQ; encoded by the exons ATGAATGCCAGCAAACCTATTCAACTTCTCTATGGAAAAAAGAGAAACTCTGCTGGAAAGCCAGGAGTTTGTAAATTCTATGGAGCTCTAGTTGCCTACTACCCAAACAGCACAGCTTTATTTCAGTCGACCATATTG CTGTTGAAAAATATCGAATCTCAACGGGTTATTACAAGTCATCTGCGGTACAGATTCCTTCCAAAACAGGTCGATGAGAAAAAGACGAAG ATCATCTACGTCGCACGGAACCCAAAGGACGTGTTCACATCATGGTTTCATTTCTTGAAGAATGATCCTCGCTATGGGCACCTCCCTTGGGAAACGTACTTCAACGGTGCTTTATCAGGGGAAT ATATATTCGGGTCATGGTTTGATCACGTCTTGGAATTCTGGAACATGCGAGAGCAAGAAAAcgttcttttcttgaaatacGAAGACCTCAAATCG AACGTTCGAGAGACGGTGGCTTCCATCGCTAACCATCTCAATCTAACCCCtactgatgacgtcatcgatAAAGTGGTTCAGAGTACTAGCTTAGATGAAATGAAGAAGAGGTACAAACAGATGGAAACAGACACCCAGGATCCTTTTAAAATTCACTATGGCAAAACTTACGGTATAAACAGTTACGTCAGAAAAG GGAAGATTGGAGATTGGAAGAATCTTTTCACAGTGGCGCAGAACGAGGAATTTGACCGAGTATTCCAGGAAAAAATGAAGGATAGTGGATTATCCTTCGTATTCCAGTAA
- the LOC121424453 gene encoding extracellular tyrosine-protein kinase PKDCC-like: protein MWYSIMALNFKRIFYMAKLRTKPRCQWLIAVCTMVHIMIYNHCSALIGDHQDLLEKHHSLGFNPDLIQVNATSKLLSCEDISTIQQGDTIGRGTTKEVFEGTYKGRKVAIKMVTPKVRDVMACLKRRAYRSKSECYEYANFKLMKEIAYGLQINSDRLIKLLGYCVRGDAVTGSVRDQGVVEVVEFGKKLNKYRLTQFTWPERLQVAKDLADALVILEYSPIGSVDIGDFKLNQFILIDGRLKVGDLDDMSTQEKPCIKSRDCSILGETSGIECVNSTCNGINAKANILLATIEILEPLFENPPERLSERVDLLLTKLKNYQINALELQKFLIDLTYEYTIS from the exons ATGTGGTATTCGATTATGGCACTAAACTTTAAGAGAATCTTTTACATGGCCAAGTTGCGGACCAAGCCCAGATGCCAGTGGCTGATTGCTGTCTGCACCATGGTCCACATCATGATTTACAACCACTGTAGCGCCCTCATCGGTGATCATCAAGACCTCCTTGAGAAGCACCATTCCCTCGGCTTCAATCCTGATCTCATACAGGTCAATGCCACCTCCAAGCTCCTTAGCTGTGAGGACATCTCAACGATTCAGCAAGGGGATACCATTGGGCGTGGCACCACGAAGGAGGTGTTTGAAGGAACCTACAAGGGTAGGAAGGTGGCAATTAAGATGGTCACACCCAAAGTTAGAGATGTCATGGCGTGTCTCAAGAGAAGGGCCTATCGGAGCAAGTCGGAGTGCtacgaatatgcaaattttaagCTGATGAAGGAAATAGCCTATGGCTTGCAGATCAATAGTGACAGATTAATCAAG CTTCTAGGGTACTGTGTACGAGGTGATGCAGTAACAGGATCTGTCCGCGATCAGGGGGTCGTTGAAGTCGTGGAATTTGGAAAGAAACTCAACAAGTATAGACTCACACAATTTACCTGGCCCGAGAGATTACAG GTTGCCAAAGATCTGGCTGATGCACTCGTGATATTAGAATATTCTCCTATTGGCTCGGTCGATATCGGCGACTTCAAATTGAATCAGTTCATCCTCATTGATGGAAGGTTAAAGGTCGGTGACCTTGACGATATGTCTACTCAGGAGAAACCGTGTATAAAATCACGTGACTGCAGTATACTGGGCGAAACCTCGG gAATTGAGTGCGTGAATTCGACGTGCAACGGTATCAACGCCAAAGCGAACATTCTCTTAGCCACAATTGAGATTCTGGAACCTCTATTCGAAAATCCACCGGAACGACTTAGTGAACGAGTTGACCTGCTTCTTACAAAGTTAAAGAACTATCAAATAAATGCTCTTGAGCTTCAAAAGTTTTTAATCGATTTAACATATGAGTATACAATATCATGA